Sequence from the Candidatus Sulfotelmatobacter sp. genome:
ATTGGTCTTGTAGGGCGTCAGCTTGTATTTGCAGAATGCCTCGATCTGTTCTTCGGGAACCTGCCGCAGCATCTCCTCCTCGCAGCGGAAGACCAGCGTCGCCGCGCCGGTAATGCCCGGGCGGAATGGCATGCTCTGCGCCTGACGATGCTGGTGGTCGGGCAGCTTCGGCCGCGGCCCTACCAGGCTCATGTCCCCGAAGAGCACATTGACCAGTTGGGGCAGCTCGTCCAACTTGTAGCGGCGAAGAAGGCGCCCCACTGCGGTGACGCGGCGATCGCCGTGCCGGGTGACAGAAAGCCCCTTTGGCTGCGGCTGGGCCTCCATGGTGCGAAACTTGTAAATGGTGAACAGTTGCCCCAGCCGGCCTACCCGCTCCTGGCGGAAGATGATTGGCCCTGGGGAACTGAGTCGTACGGCGACGGCAAGAAGGGCAAATACCGGCGAGAAAACAAGCAGACCGAAAAAGGCCAGAGTCAGGTCCATGCTCCGGCGTAGCCCACAGAGCGACCACTCACTCCCGTTCGGAAAGACGCTCGGCTCCGCCGCCTCAAACTCGTCGTAAGCAACTGCGGAAGCAGCAGCACTTCCACGTAACCGTTCCTCGCGATGGGGGGCAGCGCTCTTCCGTGAAAAGTCATTCCATAAAGGTTGAACGGAGAGACTACGTGAGGTTT
This genomic interval carries:
- a CDS encoding sugar transferase, which encodes MDLTLAFFGLLVFSPVFALLAVAVRLSSPGPIIFRQERVGRLGQLFTIYKFRTMEAQPQPKGLSVTRHGDRRVTAVGRLLRRYKLDELPQLVNVLFGDMSLVGPRPKLPDHQHRQAQSMPFRPGITGAATLVFRCEEEMLRQVPEEQIEAFCKYKLTPYKTNLDFAYAERATFRSDVALMLRTAQVCMVRSKAKPPQPSAIL